A region of Desulfolithobacter dissulfuricans DNA encodes the following proteins:
- the rpsC gene encoding 30S ribosomal protein S3, with amino-acid sequence MGQKVNPIGLRLGITRTWESIWYADKEYARNLHEDQEIRKYLKKRLYHAGISRIVIERTGAKIRIKLYTARPGIVIGKKGSEIEVLKKDLEKKFGHSCLIDIQEVRRPEADAQLVAENIAMQLERRIAFRRAMKKAINSALRFGVKGIKISCAGRLGGAEMSRTEWFKEGRVPLHTLRADIDYGTAEAKTTYGIIGVKVWIFKGEVLQESDMAVAAQ; translated from the coding sequence TTGGGGCAGAAAGTTAATCCCATAGGACTGCGGCTGGGTATAACCCGCACATGGGAATCAATCTGGTATGCGGATAAGGAATATGCCCGCAACCTGCATGAGGATCAGGAAATTCGGAAGTATCTGAAGAAACGTCTGTATCACGCAGGTATTTCCCGTATTGTTATCGAACGGACCGGTGCGAAGATCAGGATCAAGCTGTACACAGCCCGTCCGGGGATTGTCATCGGCAAGAAGGGATCCGAGATCGAGGTCCTGAAAAAGGACCTGGAGAAGAAGTTCGGTCATTCCTGTCTGATTGATATTCAGGAAGTGCGTCGGCCCGAAGCTGATGCCCAGCTGGTAGCAGAAAATATCGCCATGCAGCTTGAGCGCCGGATCGCCTTTCGGCGGGCCATGAAGAAGGCGATCAATTCTGCCCTCCGTTTTGGCGTCAAGGGTATCAAGATCTCCTGCGCCGGCCGTCTTGGCGGGGCGGAGATGTCGCGGACCGAATGGTTCAAGGAAGGACGTGTGCCGCTGCATACCCTGAGAGCCGATATTGATTATGGTACTGCTGAGGCTAAAACAACCTATGGTATTATCGGAGTCAAAGTCTGGATCTTCAAAGGCGAAGTTCTTCAGGAATCCGATATGGCCGTTGCCGCTCAGTAA